The following coding sequences are from one Salvia hispanica cultivar TCC Black 2014 chromosome 3, UniMelb_Shisp_WGS_1.0, whole genome shotgun sequence window:
- the LOC125212211 gene encoding thionin-like protein 2: protein MKLAVVVVFILMVLGTGVDAQRLYSCWGGCYNKCFIQGRNTMTLSQKLACKFSCLRACIPSTPTDYAYYCRRRCSLRQCRQLITDGPKLEECFGRCTDFCSDSVVAP from the exons atgaagttggcCGTCGTAGTCGTCTTTATTTTGATGGTGCTGGGAACTGGTGTGGATGCACAGAGATTGTACAGCTGCTGGGGTGGGTGCTACAACAAGTGCTTCATACAAGGAAGAAACACCATGACTCTATCTCAGAAGCTTGCTTGTAAATTTTCATGTCTCAGGGCCTGCATTCCTTCTACTCCTACTGATTATGCCTACTACTGTCGCCGTCGTTGCTCCCTCAGACAATGCAGGCAACTTATCACTG ATGGTCCAAAATTGGAGGAATGCTTTGGTAGGTGTACTGATTTCTGCAGTGACAGTGTAGTAGCTCCATGA
- the LOC125212787 gene encoding uncharacterized protein LOC125212787, whose product MESSKKKSGGVEIPKKNRSLDLKSLYEPKFSEVRNSKKKVCDENDGENVKKKKRKSRKEVPLSSLESDAKKSRKEDVNGVKPELDFGKKLKDGSEGLHEISLPLGNNGSSFNIPKRPRGSVRRKKLKSDQGSEPTRHSDSADSAGEVKAEVTKSEDGEALNDRLAQVTTPLLGNDSVSTVKSKRKINGSSSKSKQKSDSKPAVKSSGSNVKSKQEVGAEEVEDDRNSEPGSACHTGKECNPVVNNNVPPRKRKQRNSQKKKDVVLSSDRGGAEAKTKKSQPSMGSSSNKLFVDFVDEDDDDEENLEQNAARMLSSRFDPSCTGFSLKKSPVSQKADGLLFSSSSARVSFTRQAKSFADGPSASADDQSRNLRPRRGNAGKGIPRKRRHFYEILSEDLDPYWVLNRRIKIFWPLDESWYYGLVNDYNSETKHHLIKYDDREEEIVNLLDEKFKLLLLPSEVPDNSKSKRRRAKDLHSGQTAPSAGDDSCTRDPLDSEPIASWLASQSHRAKAPPKSLKRQRTSLKHLPLASSLSSEKTDYSNSDVVDSMIFRSNPDCESASVDSLLDGQRGNNSLHTHTSPSEKHVVYVRKKYRKAVEGGNSVSRAVKACRTSPWTVPPLSPVGVGCRPSKGGSGKLLWSFDCQGKLRLKDAFLESDQFKFEICLPGLPCLGTSFESGIFSLLHDILMLQHGVLVASSPAVVLEMLFIDTNYGMRFLLYEGCLKQAVALILQILIVFSQFDEKCNDGMKLPGTSIRFQLSSSQDPRKQHVFEFYSSSKLKCSRWLYLDSEILQHCLLIKQLPISECTYDNIKELECGNFQSCVPCNGLKHSSNEGFKKKYVSGILPMGISREARNKRMTQSAFSLAAKPGKVPQFALSFSAAPTFFLTLHLKLLMEHSFAWVNLQHQDALCSSESSDAICQPGAECARFKPRFSALQNGTTGNNIRKLDAKAPGLIGFQQDSGRGVILASNAAENARSSKNIQRENPEIDGRGGCLKEFAGNASSKIISQPCQDEPRKEAHQLIDAPEVSSMPTSITSQTPAPRINSTPGALRVDIPSSESRQASDVDWKVHDEFMHKPNTIGFRSSWQHSGSNSVSSPFGHKPPVWPDGSPNFKPNGFSNGPKKPRTQVQYTLPFVGCDISEKQKSPSTKSLPCKRIRKASLKRISDGSGNNQKNVELLQCVANVLVTIGDKGWRECGAHIVLEVDEHNEWRLAVKLSGVTKYSYKVKHILQPGSTNRYSHAMMWKGGKDWVLEFPNRSQWMLFKEMHEECHDRNIRAASVKNIPIPGVRLVEESDDHGNEVPFVRNPIKYFRQVQSDVEMAMDPLHILYDMDSDDEQWLMAHNSRADKHDEISEESLEKAIDMFEKVSYSQHRLNFTDEEIEKLLTGMGSTGAAKVIHQYWREKREKIGMSLIRHLQPPLWERYQQQLKDWEHKVSPGLYAFSAGSQGKVPPEKPPMFAFCLRPRGLEVPNKGSKQRSHRRLPVSGHHHASLADQDGFIYGRRSNGHVFGDEKMLYASSLHHDYSDVSPSTRVLSPRDAHFYLSTGPSGSPKFYKNKSKKLGSYPSYSNQQMMIPYTPRSTGKRNASQQWNTGVPESPSQRPYFLEGPDSYDLPEFRVRDACGAAQLAYKMARLKREKAQKLFHRADTAVQKAVVALMNAEAVKEPFDGDSIDIN is encoded by the exons ATGGAAAGCAGCAAAAAAAAGTCTGGTGGCGTTGAAATTCCTAAGAAAAACCGTTCATTAGATCTCAAGAGCCTCTATGAACCCAAGTTTTCTGAAGTAAGGAATAGTAAGAAGAAAGTTTGTGATGAAAATGATGGGGAAAatgttaaaaagaaaaaaaggaagagtAGAAAGGAGGTTCCCCTGAGTAGTCTCGAGAGTGATGCTAAGAAGAGTAGGAAGGAGGATGTAAATGGTGTAAAACCAGAGCtagattttggaaaaaaattgaaggacGGGAGTGAAGGTCTGCATGAAATCTCGTTGCCTTTGGGAAACAATGGAAGTTCTTTTAATATCCCAAAGCGTCCACGGGGTTCTGTGAGGAGGAAAAAGTTGAAAAGTGATCAAGGTTCTGAGCCGACCAGACATTCTGATTCTGCTGATTCTGCAGGAGAAGTCAAGGCTGAAGTTACTAAATCTGAGGATGGGGAGGCCCTCAATGACCGATTAGCTCAGGTAACAACCCCTCTATTGGGTAATGACAGTGTTTCAACTGTGAAATCCAAGAGAAAGATAAATGGTTCTAGTTCAAAATCAAAGCAGAAGTCTGATTCAAAACCTGCTGTGAAGTCTAGTGGTTCAAATGTGAAATCAAAGCAGGAGGTGGGAGCTGAAGAAGTTGAAGATGACAGGAATAGTGAGCCTGGTTCAGCTTGCCACACAGGGAAAGAATGTAATCCAGTTGTAAATAATAATGTTCCACCGCGTAAAAGAAAGCAGAGAAACAGTCAGAAGAAAAAGGATGTAGTACTTAGCAGTGATAGAGGTGGTGCCGAGGCTAAAACTAAGAAGTCTCAACCTTCTATGGGTAGTTCATCAAATAAGctgtttgttgattttgtggatgaggacgatgatgatgaagagaaTCTTGAGCAGAATGCTGCAAGGATGCTCTCCTCTCGGTTTGATCCAAGCTGTACTGGCTTCTCATTGAAGAAGTCTCCAGTTTCTCAGAAGGCCGATGGATTGTTGTTTTCATCTTCATCTGCTCGGGTCTCTTTTACCCGACAGGCCAAGTCGTTCGCTGATGGACCGTCTGCATCAGCTGATGATCAGAGCAGAAATCTTAGACCCAGGAGAGGAAATGCAGGGAAAGGCATCCCAAGGAAACGACGCCATTTCTATGAGATTCTTTCCGAAGACTTGGATCCATACTGGGTTTTGAACCGgaggataaaaatattttggccACTGGATGAGAGTTGGTACTATGGCCTTGTGAATGATTACAATTCGGAAACTAAGCATCATCTCATAAAGTACGATGACCGAGAGGAGGAAATTGTTAATCTCCTAGATGAGAAATTCAAGCTTTTGCTTCTCCCTAGTGAGGTTCCTGACAATTCGAAAAGTAAGCGGAGAAGGGCCAAAGATTTACATAGTGGACAAACAGCTCCATCAGCGGGTGATGATAGCTGTACAAGGGACCCTCTTGATTCTGAACCCATAGCGTCATGGCTTGCTAGTCAATCTCATCGTGCCAAAGCTCCACCAAAATCTTTAAAGAGACAGAGGACTTCACTGAAGCACCTTCCTTTGGCCTCTTCATTGTCATCCGAGAAAACTGACTACTCAAATAGTGATGTAGTTGACTCAATGATATTTAGAAGTAATCCAGATTGTGAATCTGCATCAGTAGATAGCTTACTTGATGGCCAAAGGGGTAATAACTCTCTGCATACTCACACATCTCCAAGTGAGAAACATGTGGTTTATGTTAGGAAAAAATACCGTAAGGCAGTTGAAGGAGGTAATTCTGTGTCTAGAGCTGTTAAAGCGTGTAGAACTTCTCCATGGACTGTACCACCACTTTCCCCTGTTGGTGTTGGCTGCCGACCTTCTAAAGGAGGATCTGGCAAGCTACTATGGTCATTTGACTGTCAAGGCAAATTAAGACTGAAAGATGCTTTTCTGGAATCTGACCAATTCAAATTCGAGATTTGCTTACCTGGATTACCATGTCTAGGGACTTCATTTGAATCAGGGATTTTTTCACTGCTTCATGACATACTTATGCTTCAACATGGGGTGTTGGTGGCCAGTTCTCCTGCTGTTGTCCTGGAAATGCTTTTTATAGATACTAATTATGGCATGAGATTTCTCTTATATGAAGGCTGCCTGAAACAGGCTGTAGCTTTGATCTTACAGATCTTGATTGTCTTTAGTCAATTTGATGAAAAGTGTAATGACGGCATGAAATTACCTGGAACCTCAATAAGGTTCCAACTTTCTAGTTCTCAAGATCCAAGGAAACAGCATGTGTTTGAATTCTACAGTTCCTCCAAGCTAAAATGTTCAAGATGGCTTTACCTGGACTCGGAGATTCTGCAACATTGTTTGCTCATTAAACAGCTGCCCATCTCAGAGTGCACGTATGACAACATTAAGGAACTTGAATGTGGCAATTTCCAGTCATGCGTACCTTGTAATGGTTTAAAACACTCGTCAAATGAG GgtttcaaaaagaaatatgtttCTGGCATTTTGCCAATGGGTATTTCCCGAGAAGCCCGTAATAAAAGGATGACTCAGTCTGCTTTTAGTCTGGCCGCAAAGCCTGGAAAAGTGCCTCAATTCGCTCTTTCCTTTTCTGCTGCACCAACTTTCTTTCTAACTCTACATCTCAAGCTACTGATGGAACATAGTTTTGCTTGGGTTAATCTCCAACATCAGGATGCTCTCTGCTCTTCAGAAAGTTCTGATGCTATTTGTCAACCAGGTGCAGAATGTGCTCGATTTAAACCCAGATTCAGTGCTCTTCAAAATGGTACTACTGGTAATAATATCAGAAAATTGGATGCTAAAGCTCCTGGTCTCATTGGTTTTCAACAAGATTCAGGAAGAGGTGTTATCTTGGCAAGCAATGCTGCTGAGAATGCACGTTCCTCTAAAAATATCCAGAGGGAGAATCCTGAGATTGATGGAAGGGGTGGATGTCTCAAAGAATTTGCTGGAAATGCATCATCCAAAATTATTAGTCAACCATGCCAGGATGAGCCTAGGAAAGAAGCGCACCAACTGATTGATGCACCCGAAGTTTCATCTATGCCTACTTCAATCACATCTCAAACTCCCGCCCCTAGGATTAATTCCACACCTGGTGCCCTGAGAGTTGACATTCCATCTTCTGAATCAAGGCAGGCCTCTGATGTGGATTGGAAAGTGCATGATGAATTTATGCATAAACCCAACACTATAGGCTTCAGAAGCTCATGGCAGCATAGTGGAAGCAACTCAGTTTCTTCTCCATTTGGACATAAGCCCCCAGTGTGGCCTGATGGAAGCCCAAACTTCAAGCCCAATGGATTCAGTAATGGACCAAAGAAGCCACGCACTCAAGTTCAATACACATTGCCTTTTGTAGGTTGTGATATCAGTGAAAAGCAAAAATCGCCAAGCACAAAATCTCTTCCTTGCAAACGAATTAGGAAAGCTAGCCTGAAGAGGATATCTGATGGTTCTGGTAACAACCAGAAAAATGTGGAGTTGCTTCAGTGTGTTGCAAATGTACTAGTCACCATTGGGGACAAAGGATGGAGAGAATGTGGAGCACATATTGTTTTGGAAGTTGATGAACATAATGAATGGAGATTGGCTGTCAAACTTTCTGGGGTTACAAAATATTCCTATAAGGTTAAACACATTTTACAGCCTGGGTCTACCAACCGCTACTCACATGCTATGATGTGGAAAGGAGGGAAGGACTGGGTACTGGAGTTTCCCAACCGGAGCCAGTGGATGCTTTTCAAGGAGATGCATGAGGAATGCCACGATAGGAATATCCGTGCAGCATCCGTAAAGAATATCCCCATCCCTGGAGTACGTCTGGTTGAGGAGAGTGATGATCATGGAAATGAAGTTCCTTTTGTTCGGAATCCTATAAAGTATTTCCGACAAGTCCAAAGTGATGTAGAAATGGCAATGGAtcctttgcatattttatatgaCATGGATAGTGATGATGAACAGTGGTTGATGGCACACAATAGTCGTGCTGACAAACATGATGAGATATCTGAGGAGTCCTTGGAGAAGGCGATAGACATGTTTGAAAAAGTTTCCTATTCTCAGCATCGGTTGAACTTCACagatgaagaaattgaaaagcTTCTGACTGGAATGGGGTCAACTGGGGCTGCGAAAGTTATACATCAATACTGGAGGGAGAAGAGGGAGAAAATTGGCATGTCTTTAATAAGACATCTGCAG CCTCCACTTTGGGAGAGGTATCAACAACAGCTGAAAGATTGGGAGCACAAGGTTTCTCCTGGATTATATGCCTTTTCTGCTGGTAGTCAGGGGAAGGTTCCTCCTGAAAAGCCACCCATGTTTGCATTTTGCTTAAGACCACGGGGCTTGGAGGTTCCCAATAAGGGTTCCAAACAACGGTCTCACAGGAGACTTCCAGTTTCTGGACACCATCATGCTTCCTTGGCAGACCAGGACGGTTTTATATATG GGAGGAGATCCAATGGCCATGTTTTCGGAGATGAGAAGATGTTGTACGCAAGCAGTCTCCATCACGACTATTCCGATGTTTCACCATCAACGAGGGTACTGTCTCCACGAGATGCACATTTCTACTTGAGCACCGGACCGTCAGGCAGCCCaaagttttataaaaacaaatcaaagaaGCTCGGATCATACCCCTCTTATAGCAACCAGCAGATGATGATCCCCTACACCCCCAGGTCAACAGGGAAGAGAAACGCGAGCCAGCAATGGAACACGGGTGTGCCCGAATCACCCAGTCAGAGGCCTTATTTCCTCGAAGGACCTGATAGTTACGATCTTCCCGAGTTCAGGGTACGTGATGCATGTGGCGCAGCGCAGCTCGCGTATAAAATGGCCAGGCTCAAGAGGGAAAAGGCTCAGAAGCTGTTCCACAGAGCTGACACAGCTGTCCAGAAAGCTGTGGTTGCTCTGATGAATGCAGAGGCCGTCAAAGAGCCCTTTGATGGCGACTCGATCGACATAAATTAG
- the LOC125212210 gene encoding molybdate transporter 1 produces the protein MESQPQNSGAGATSPSPSPSHLAQKLRRNLEFPSKWGELNGAMGDLGTYIPIILALTLSQNLDLGTTLIFTGLYNFLTGALYGVPMPVQPMKSIAAVAISNPSFAIPEVMAAGILTSAALLLLGATGLMHLAYNLIPLAVVRGIQLAQGLSFAITAVKYIKSEQNFAKSKSAGDRPWLGLDGLILALACASFILLINGSGDQTETETETNQIDGIEIEIDRPNRRRSRKFLKFIASIPSAFLIFLLGLILAIARGPQAINHFKFGPSKISVIKISKHSWKEGFIKGTIPQLPLSILNSVIAVCKLSTDLFPEKDVSATSVSITVGLMNLTGCWFGAMPCCHGAGGLAGQYKFGGRSGGCVALLGAAKLVLGLALGGSLVKVLVQFPVGVLGVLLLFAGIELAMCARDMSTKSEALVMLVCTAVSLVGSSAALGFLCGMVVHLLLRVRRAGEVKSCSEFWFDRNV, from the coding sequence ATGGAGTCGCAGCCCCAAAACTCCGGCGCCGGCGCCACCTCTCCATCCCCATCCCCATCTCACCTCGCGCAAAAACTCCGCCGCAACCTAGAATTCCCATCAAAATGGGGCGAGCTCAACGGCGCCATGGGCGACCTCGGCACCTACATACCCATCATCCTAGCCCTAACCCTCTCCCAAAACCTCGACCTCGGCACCACCCTCATCTTCACCGGCCTCTACAACTTCCTCACCGGCGCCCTCTACGGCGTCCCCATGCCCGTCCAGCCGATGAAATCCATCGCCGCCGTCGCCATCTCCAACCCCTCCTTCGCCATCCCCGAAGTCATGGCCGCCGGCATCCTCACCTCCGccgccctcctcctcctcggcGCCACCGGCCTCATGCACCTCGCCTACAACCTCATCCCCCTCGCCGTCGTCCGCGGCATCCAGCTCGCCCAGGGCCTCTCCTTCGCCATCACCGCCGTCAAATACATCAAATCCGAGCAAAACTTCGCCAAATCCAAATCCGCCGGCGACCGCCCCTGGCTCGGCCTCGACGGCCTCATCCTCGCCCTCGCCTGCGCCTCCTTCATCCTCCTCATCAACGGCTCCGGCGACCAAACCGAAACAGAAACAGAAACCAACCAAATCGACGGAATCGAAATCGAAATCGATCGGCCAAATCGAAGGAGAAGTAGAAAATTCCTAAAATTCATCGCATCGATTCCATCCGCAttcctaatttttttgttagggcTAATCCTCGCCATCGCGAGAGGACCTCAAGCAATCAATCACTTCAAATTCGGGCCGTCGAAAATCAGTGTAATCAAAATCTCGAAGCATTCATGGAAGGAAGGGTTCATAAAAGGCACAATTCCACAGCTGCCGCTATCGATCCTCAACTCCGTCATCGCCGTTTGCAAGCTCTCCACCGATCTCTTCCCGGAAAAGGACGTCTCGGCGACGTCGGTGTCGATCACCGTCGGTCTAATGAACCTGACCGGGTGCTGGTTCGGGGCAATGCCGTGCTGCCACGGGGCGGGCGGGCTGGCCGGGCAGTATAAATTCGGGGGCCGGTCAGGGGGCTGCGTGGCGCTGTTAGGGGCGGCTAAGTTGGTGCTAGGGTTGGCTCTGGGGGGCTCGTTGGTGAAGGTTTTGGTGCAGTTTCCTGTGGGAGTGTTGGGGGTTTTGTTGCTCTTTGCTGGGATTGAGCTCGCCATGTGTGCTAGGGATATGAGCACGAAGAGCGAGGCGCTAGTGATGCTTGTGTGCACCGCGGTGTCGTTGGTCGGGTCGAGCGCGGCGCTAGGGTTCTTGTGTGGGATGGTGGTGCATTTGTTGCTCCGGGTGAGGAGGGCGGGGGAGGTGAAGTCATGCTCGGAGTTTTGGTTTGATCGGAACGTATAG